In Methanoregula sp., the sequence CCGTCATCTTCAGGTGCCCGTGGGCAGGGATGATGTGCTGCGGCTGGAGCAGCTGGATAAACTCGTAGTGATCCTCGCGGTAGGCGTGACCGGATACGTGCAGGTCTTCAAAGATGCGTGCACCGGCATGCCGGAGGTGCTGCTCGACCATGTAGCGCTGGCCGAAGTTCATGGGGTTCGGGATTACGTTGGCCGAGAAGACGACCTTGTCGCCCTTGGCCAGCTGGTAGGGGGTATCCCCGAGCGCAACGCGGGTAAGAATGGAGCCCGGTTCGCCCTGGTGCCCGGTGACGATTGGGAGGAACTGTTCTTTTCCCATCTTCATCATCCGGCGCATGGTCCGGTCAACGGTCCTGCGGTTCCCGAACACACTGGTGGTCTCGGGGAAGGAGCAGAGTTTCATCTGCTCTGCGGTCACGGAGTATTTCTCCATGGACCTGCCGAGCAGCACCGGCTTCCTGCCGATCTCGTGCGCACACTCCGCGATCGTTTTGACACGGGCAATGTGCGAAGAGAAGGTAGAGACGATGATGGCGCTCTTGTCATCCTCGTAACTGGTGATGACGTTCCTGACGAGATCGCGGGCGATCCGCTCGCTCGGGCACCGGCCGGGCCGGTCGATATACGTGCTCTCCACGATAAGGGCGAGCACGCCTTCCTTGCCGATCTGGCGGAAGCGGGCAAAGTCCGGCGGTTCGCCGATGACCGGTGTCCGGTCGAGCTTGAAATCACACGCATAGACGATCGCACCGTGGGGAGTGTGAAGCACCGGCGTCACGGTATCGATGATCGAGTGCTGCGTGCGGACGAACTCGAGCACAAGGTTCGGGGAGAGCGTGTAGCGCTGGCCGGACTTGAGGGCAAAGAGCTTGTTGTTCACGCCGAACTTCTGCTCACCGGAGATCTGCTGCCGGATAAGTTCGGTGGCATACGGGGTTGCGATGATGGGTGCATTGTACCGGTGCGCCAGTTTCGGGATTGCCCCGATGTGGTCGAGGTGGCCGTGCGAGCAGACGATCGCCTTGACCGACCCTTCGATCCCGTTCATCAGGGTATCATCCGGTATCGCCTTGATCTTGATCAGGTCAAGGGAATGCATATTCTCAATTTCCGCGTCCTCGTGGATCATTATCTGGTCCAGCCTGAGGCCCATGTCAAAGATGACAATTTCCTTTCCGCAGCGGACAGCGGTCATATTCCGCCCGACCTCGTCGTATCCGCCCACTGCAATGACTTCTATATCCATTTTTTTATCTCCTTACGTTTCTGTATGTATATTCTGCCTGAAGAATTCCCCGGTTTGATTGGGTTATCGCTTGATACGCGCCGGATTGTCCTTATCGATCATCTGGCGGGTCATTCCGGTAAGATACATCGGGGCCTTCCTGAGATCGGATACCCGTGCAGAGCCGGTCAAAAACATCGTGACCATAAGCTGCTGGTGTATCACATCGATCACGTTACCGAGTGCCTCGTCGTTTTCCATTGCAGGTTTGAGCAGGGGCAGTGCCATTCCACAGAGATCTGCTCCGAGTGCAAGCGCCTTTGCGATATCAAGACCGCTCCGGATTCCCCCCGAGGCAATCACCGGGCTGCCCGTTGCGAGCACTTCTGCAAGACTGACTACCGTGGGAATGCCCCAGCAGGAGAAGTCCTGCCCTAATGATTTCAGGGCATGGTCTTTTGCATTTTTACTCTCGTCTGCCCGGACGCTCTCGACAGCAGCCCAGGACGTACCGCCCCAGCCACCGATATCGATCGCACTGACACCAGCACCCCAGCACTGCCGGGCCGTTGCCGCAGAGATACCGCAGCCGGTCTCTTTTACGATAACCGGGGTCTTGAATTCCCGGCAGAGTTCTTCGATTGCCGCAGAGCAGCCGATGGCGTTATGATCGCCTTCCGGCTGGATCGCTTCCTGCAGGAAATTTAAGTGGATTGCAAGGGCATCCGCCTCGATCATCGAGACGGCACGCTCTGCCCATTCGATCCCGTGGTCGCGGAGCTGGACGGCACCCAGGTTTGCAACCAGGAATGCGTGGGGCGCCTCATCCCGGACAACCGAGAACGTATCCTCGAGCCGGGGATTCTCCAGCGCCGCACGCTGGGAGCCGACACCCATGCCGGCCCCGTAGTGTTCAGCTGCCCGTGCAAGCCGGGCATTCACATCTTTTGTTCCCGGGTGACCACCGGTCATGGCCGAGATGAACAGGGGGGATGAAAACGTGTGGTTCAGGAACCGCGTCGAGAGGCTGATCGCTCCCTTGTCACATTCCGGCAGTGCGTTGTGCACAAACCTGATGCTCCCAAACCCGGCATCCCCGCTCTCGACTGCTTCTTCTGCACAGATGCGCAGGTGGTCAAGCTTGCGCGAGGACGTAAACCGCTTCTTGTCACTCATGTTTTATTCCCCTTAACGGTTGTCCCGCCGTGGCCGGCTCCGGAAAGGAAGTCGGCTACCCGCGAGACATGAAAGATATCTGACCCGATTCCCGCATCGGCGAGTTCGAGCAGTTCGTTGATTTTGCCTCTCATTCCACCGGTGACATCGGTATGCATCGAGTTGCCGATGCGGAGAGTTGGCATCGTGTCCCGGGTAATTTCCGGAACAACCCGCTCTCCATCCAGCACTCCCGGTACATCGGTGGCGAGCCCCACGCGGCTGATACCTAATCCAACCGCGAGATACCGCACGAGCTGATCGCCCGAGACGATACAGGCTCCTTTTGAAAGGTCCATCACCACGTCGCCGTGGATCACAGGGACCATCCCCAGGCCCAGCATTGTTTCAAGGTGCCGGCATTCGAAGGAGACCAGCCGGCCGTTGTCCGCAATCGCGGTATGAAGCGGGTGGACCCCAATCGCGGCAACCCCCTGTTCGCGGAGGGTTGCGACAACCTCTTCGTTCAAACGGCTGACTGCCCGGTGGGTGACATAGATCCCCTCGGTCTGCCCGGTTACGGCACCGATATCCAGGTTGTACCGCTTCGCCTCGGGATGCCCGCAGGAACCGGCACCGTGTATGACCACAATGCCACCCGTGCGTGCCCGGGCAATCGAGCCGGCAATAGATGCCAGCTGCCCGCGGTTGATTGCACAGTCTGCACTCTTATCGGTGATTACACTTCCGCCCAGTTTTAAGATCAAGCGGTCAGACATTCTTCTCCTTGCGTGCCCCTTCCGTGTCGATACCCGTAATGATTGCCCGGGCATCGCACGCCTCAATGGCACTGGCAATCCGGTGTTTGATGGGCTTGGGGCAGAGTGCCACCATACAGCCCCCGCCACCGGCACCGGTGATCTTTGCCCCGAATGCCCCTGCCGCCCGTGCAGCAAGGACCATCTTTCCAAGCTGCGGGTGCCCGACACCCAGCACTTCGAGCAGGGCATGGTTCATGTTCATGTATTTTCCCAGTTCCTTGGGATTGTTGAGGTGGTGGATCGCGCTCAGGCTCACCCCTTCGATCGCATCGAGCACGGGATCGACAATATTGGGGTGCTTCTTTTTCAGTTCGCTCACCTGCTCTACCATCTTTGAGGTGCTGTGGGAGACGAGCGAGTCCCCGATCACCAGGTGAATGTTCTGCGGGGGCAGTCGCCTGCGGGAACCGCCGCTGATAAGCACAATTCCCCCGTACGCAGATACGGTTGTGTCCGTGGGGCTGGCCCGCCCTTTCTGCACGGTCTTTTCGATCTCAAAGGCCATGTCTGCGATATCTTCCCGGGTCTTGTGCAGGGAGAATTCATCGTTGATGGCCGACAGGGTGGCAACCGTGACTGCGGCGGACGATCCCAACCCGGACGAACTCGGGATCTGGGAGTTGATATAGACACTGCCCATCACGCCCATCGCCTCGAAACACCCGTCGATGTACGGCGATTTCGCCCGCTGGGGGCGCTTGGTGTTCCTCACCGTGACAAACACCCGGGGCTTGATGGCCATGGCTATGCCGGGCTTTCCATAGACTACTGCATGCTCACCGAACAAGAATACCTTGCCCGGTGCACTCCACGTTGCCAACTTTATATCACCGTAATGGCCGCGTACCCGACGACTTCGCGGGTGTCGCCTGTCACATCCCCGCTCGTCGCATACCGGATAAGCTTTGCCGATTTCGCCCCAAGCCTGCTGCAGGCGTTCACCATGGCAGTGATCGGGCCATACCCGCAGGCGGTTACGCGTCGCTCCTCGATCCGCCGGTAGAATTCCAGCGTGTCGAGAGTAGCTAAGGGTTCGATTGCATAAAGATCATCTGATTTTGCCTTCTTCTCCGGCACATAATGTGAGAAATCACTGGAAGCAACGATCCTGATATCCCGCTTTGTCAGCCGGACTGCCGCTTCTATCTTCTCTGCAAGCCGGATCGCACTTGCATAATCCTGCTGCCCCATCATGATCGGGGCAATACGGGCACGCGGGAACCGGTACTTTATCAGCGGCATCTGCACTTCTAACGAGTGCTCGTCCCGGTGAGAGAGTTCATCGGTCTCCATATCCAGCGCTTCTACAAACCCGGTGTCCGTATCAACCACACCGAGCGGAGTTTCCCAGGGAACGGCAGAAACACAGCTGATATACCCGCGATGGGAAGGGCCAATCACCACAAAAGTGCCGGAAAAATCCGGAGCAATAGAACCGAATGCATGGGCGGCTACCTGCCCTGAATAGATATATCCTGCATGGGGCGATACGATACCCAGAGGTGTTCCCTCCACCCGGGTGCCGGAGAAAAACTTCTCGAGCAGTTGCTCCAGATGGGAGGGGTCTCGCGGATAGAACATGCCGGCTACTGCGCATGTACGCATCTTCATCGGATCAACCCTCTGGTCGTACTCATATATCTAACGATCGGTCACCCTGAAAAAAAGGTGAACTGATCAAAACTCAGTTTCGAAGTCTTCGGGAGAGAGTGCTGTCGAGATGCCGCGGAGCCTGAGCATCTCACGGGTGAGCAGGAAGTAGATCATGGAGAGTGCCTTGCGACCTTTGTTGTTGGTCGGGATGACTAAGTCAACATACTTGGTCATATTGTTGGTATCGCAGAGTGCTACAACGGGGATACCACACTGGACTGCCTCGTTGATAACCTGTGCGTCACCGATCGGGTCGGTTACAACAACGACCGACGGCTCAATGTATTCAGAGAGAACGGGGTTGGTCATGAGACCCGGGATGAAGCGGCCGGTGGCAGACATTGCACCGATGGTGTCGGCAAACTTCTTTGCCGGGTACTGGCCGTACTGGCGGGAGGTGACCACGAGGATATTGGGTGCCTCGAACTGGTTTAAGAACTTGGCCGTGGTCTTGATCCGGGCATCGGTCTCGCGGATATCAAGGATATAGAGTCCATCGCCGCGGACGCGGTAGATGAACTTCTTCATATCTTCGCTCTTCTGCTGGGTACCGATGTGAACACCGGCTGCAAGGTACTCTTCGACGGGGATGAGTGGCTCTTTTAATTCGATTTCCATTTCATTTACAGTAGTCATAGCTGTTCCTCTATGCGTATCAGTTCGTTTAATTTGGCAATGCGTTCTCCGCCAACGGCTCCGCATTTTAAGAAAACGCAGGAGAACGCGGTTGCAAGGTGGGCGATTGTTGTATCGGTGGTTTCACCGGACCGGTGGCTCATAACCGTGTCCAGGCCATGGGTGTGGGCGAGCCGCACTGCGTCATAGGTCTCAGTGAGGGTTCCCACCTGGTTGGGTTTTATGAGTACGCAGTTTGCGGCATCCTTCTCGATACCCTGCGCGATGCGGTCAACCTGGGTCACAAAGATGTCGTCCCCGCAAAGGAGACAGCGATCCCCGATCTGGCGGTTGAGCTCGGAAAAGGCGTCGAAGTCTTCCTCGAAGAGAGGATCTTCAACATACACAAGATTATACGTGTCAACCAGCTCGGCAATGTAGGCGATCTGGTCTTCAGTTGAGCGCGTCTTGTTGCGGTACTTGTACCCTTCCCCGGTCCACATCTGGCTTGCCGCAACATCAATACCCATGTCGACTTCTACATTCAGTTCGTCGGCAACAAGTCCGGTCGCCTCGGCAATGAGCTCAAATGCGAGGGCATCGTCAATCTGCGGTGCCCACGCACCCTCATCACCCTTGCCGCAGGATTTCCCTTTTTGCTTCAGAAGTTCCTTGACATGCCGGTGGACCGCTGCATTGGCAAATACGGCCTCTTCTGCATCGGCTGCTCCCCCGGGCACGACAAGGAATTCCTGGATCTCGGTGGCATTTGCCGCATGTGCCCCGCCGCCAATAATGTTACCTAAGGGGAGTGGCATTTCCTTGACAAATGCCCCGCCCAGATAGCGGAAGAGCGGCATGTCACTTGCGGATGCTGCTGCCTTGGCATTGGCAAGCGAGAGTGCTACGGCAATATTAGCCCCGATCTCCGAGAAATCGGCAGTCCCGTCGATATCACGGAGCTGCTCGTCGAATCCTTCCTGGTCACACGCATCCATGCCGATGAGTGCGGGAAGTACATTCTGGTAGGCATAGTCAACCGCCTCGCGGGGTTCCTTGACTTTTGCCTCAAAGGCCCCGGTGCTGGCACCGCTGGGCGCTGCAGACCTTCCAAAACCATTCGCCGTGTATACGTCCGCCTCAACGGTCGCATTGCCCCGGCTGTCCAGGATTGTCCGCAGTTCGATAACCTCTATGGTCGTCATAAGAGTCCTCTACTTCCTTTTTACGGTAATGGGGATGGTGTGGTTGTTGAATTCCTCGATGGCGATCTCAAGCGGATCGATCCGTGTCGTCGTGATAAGTAACGGAGCACCCATTGATATCTGCAGAGCCCTTGCTCCAATGATCCTTGCCCGTTCATACCGGGAGTATGTCTGCGTCTGCATTTTTTGTCCTCAAAATGATGTTTTTCGTTTGATAATGGGGTCGCTGAGATTCGAACTCAGGTCACTGCGTCCCGAACGCAATAGGATGGTCCAGGCTACCCTACGACCCCTCGGTCATATGGTCAATCTAATTGTAAGGGTTGAGCTCGTCAATGACGACTTTATGGGTCAGGAGCATGCGCCTGCAGCAGTACCGGGTAATATTAAGATCGGTGAGGATCTGTTTGGGATCCTCGCCTTTCTCCCGCCTCTGCCTGAACTCTTCCCACGCGGTGGAAATCGGTTTTCCACAGGTGAAACATCGTACGGGTATCATTATTTTAACCTCTCATCATATCTGTTATCTTAACGATAAGACTTTTGGAACTTTGCCCTTGCACCGGAACCATGCGGCTTCTTGGCTTCTTTCTGCCGCGAGTCATTGACAAGGAGTGTCCTGTCATAGGTAAGGTAGATATCCTTGATCTGGGGTTCGTTGTGCCAAAGGAGGATGCCACGGGCAAGTGCGGTCCTGACCGCCTCTGCCTGTCCCATCACACCGCCACCTGCGACATCGATGGTTACATCGATACCGTGCACCGCGTTGGGTACCAGGAGGAGAGGCTCAGAGATCTTCATCCGGGTGACATCAGAGCCGTACTGATCGAGCGGTACTGAGTTGACCCGGATAACGCCTTTGCCTGCCTTTAAGGTCGCCCGTGCGATTGCAGTCTTGCGTTTTCCGCTTGTGTTAATGATCTTTACCATGGGAACCAGCCTCTAGAACTTTGCTCCGAGGAACGTGCTCACTGCGCCGAGCGTGATGTGGCTCGGGTTGTTCAGACGGTTCATGTGTGCGTCTTCGAGCACTTCCATCTCCTTTCCGACAAATTCTGTTGGAACACCGACGTAGCACTTGATGCGCTTCATGGCCTCAACACCACGGGGGCGTTTGTACGGCAGCATGCCGCGGATCGTCCGCTTCATGAGATGGTCGGGCCGGCGCGGGACAAACGGTCCCCAGCGGTTGCCGCTGGCGCCGCGTTCCACCTTGTGTTTGTAGTTGCCGAGCACGCGTGCACGGCTGCCGGAGATGATTACTTTTTCTGCGTTGACAATTGCAATCGTTTCTCCGGCAAGCCCGCGCTGTGCGACAAGGCTTGCAAGACGCCCGAGAAGCAGTCCGTCACCGTTGATTACTGTTACCATATCTTCTTCACCTCAGGATCCGGACACCGCTGCCTTTCGGGTTGTCCTGCAGGAGCTGCTCAATCGTCATACACTGTCCCTTAGCGTCCTTGATCTTGCTGGTCGCTGATGCTGAAAAATTCAGCGCTGCAACCTTGACGGACTGCTCCAGCAGGCCGCTGCCCAGCACTTTGCCCGGGACGATGATTGTCTCGCCGTTCTGGGCATAGCGGTTGATCTTGGACAGGTTGACCTCAGCGTAATTCCGGTTGGGGGTCTCTAACCTGCTTGCGATCTCGCGCCAGATCTTAGCCTCATTCTCCCGTGACTTGTTCTTCAGGAGTAAGATAAGGCTGGTAAGACGGGGGTTCGTCTTCTCTACAATTCTTGTCATTTCTTTTCATCCCCTGATATTTCGCCTAGCTGGTGTTCCAGCTCGTCTGACTGCTCCTTGATATACAGAAGTGCCCGATTCATGATCTCTTTTACCGGCAGTGAACCGTCGCCCTCGACCACGAAAATATAGCGGTCTGCTTCGGCGGATACACGGATTGCCGGTTCATCACCGATACCGCTCGTCATGCATGCCTTTTCACAAAGCTTGCACATGGAACAGTCGGGAAGTTTACCATTCACTACTTCGACTTTCTTGCCGCGAACCGCAAGCACCTGGCGGGGACACTCGTCCACGCACATACCGCAGGCATCACAGGCTTCGCTGATCGAGACTACGGGGTGGTTTTTGTACCCGCAGACCAGGGTCGGCTGCCATTTTGAGTGCACCTTACCGGTATTGAGGACCGCTTTTGCTTCAAGGACAAGGGTCTGCCCTTTCGTGAGCTTCACGATGGGGACATTGTCGTACACCGGCACCGCTTTCGGGTCTGCCGGGATCAGGTCATTTGAACTGACCATCCGGGGGCCTTCGGCGCTTAAGGTGTAAGTCACCGTGCAGCCCGGGCATCCTGCCCCGCCGCACGTGCATTTCTCTTGTGTCGAATAGGATGAGAGATCGGTCTTTATGGGAATAAGTCCGAGGCGGTGTGCCAGCATCTCGTCAAAGAGCGCACTGGTATTGTTATAAATGCGCACATCTTCGATTGCAAGGGTTGGCACTTCGCCGATCATTGCCCGCCGGAAGGCGTTGGCAAATGCCGGGCTCGCTCCCGAGAGAGTGAATCGCGCCAAGGAATCGTCCAGACTGGCGAATTCTATCTGCATCACACTCTCCTTCCGCGTCTGCCGCCTTTCGGCCGGCATGAGTCGTGGGGAACAGGTGTAACATCTTCAATGCGGCCTATGCGCATGCCTGCACGGGCAAGTGCACGGATGGCTGCCTGGGCACCGGGCCCGGGGCTGCGCTGCTTGCCCTGTCCGGGTGCTCGCACCTTGACATGGACACCGACAATGCCCTTTTCACGGGCTGCCTGGGCAACGTTTCCTGCCATCTGCATGGCAGCATACGGGGAGCTCTCATTGCGGTCCTGCTTGACGACCATACCACCACTGCTTTTTGTGACCGTCTCTGCACCGGAGAGGTCAGTTACCGTGATGATAGTGTTGTTGAAGGACGCAAAGATGTGAGCGATACCCCATTTTTCCTTGTCATTTGCTGCCATTATCTACCTCCACGCTGGTATCCCTGCTGGGGGGCTGCCTTGGGGTTGCTTGCCGGCTTGGCAATGCGGGTCCTCTCAGCATTCGAGTCACTGACGAACGAGGATGTTCCGTAATAGGAGATCTGTCCTTCTTCGATCCGGTTGACGCGGTAGCCGGGAATGGTGGTACGCCTTCCGGCGATTGCGATATGACCGTGGGTGACCATCTGCCGCGCCTGTTTGGGCGAGCGGGCGAGTCCCTTGCGGTGTACCAGGGTCTGGAGACGGCGATCGAGCTGGGCCTGTACCTTTAAGGAGAGCACAGCTTCGATATCCGCATCGGGGCCGAGAAGTCCTGCGCGCTGGAGGTGGCTGATAAGCTCGTCCCTCTTTGCTTCGAAAATGTGCTTGTCGGTGGCACTGGATGCGAGCACGAGAAGGTTACGGGCACCCTTGCGGTATTTGCGCAGGTCTGCCTGGGCTTTCCAGACTTCACGCTTGTTGCGGAGACCGTATTCGATGACAAGGCGCGTTTCGGATTCGATACGCGTCTTTTCAAAGGGCCGCTTCGGTGGCTGGTAAGTCTTGTGGTTCTTTCCGGGGTATCCCATGATTAGCTTCCTCCGGCTTTCTTCTTGCTCACACCGACGGTCTTACCGGTTCTGCCTGTCGACTTGGTGCGCTGACCACGGACTTTCTGGCCGGTCTCATGGCGGATGCCCTTGTAGCACCGGATCTTTCTCATGAGGTTGATGTCTTCATCGTTTGCGAGAGCGACATCACCGCCAAAGAGGTGCTTTGTTTCGCCAGTGTACACATCTTTCGGCCGGTTTGCCATCCAAGCCGGAATCTTCGTGATGTACTCTTCAACAGCGACCCGGAGCCGGTTTACCGACTCCTCTTCAAGGCGACCGAGTAACGCGTATTCGTCAACCTTCGCCATCCGGGAAATAACCGTGGAGGTATGCCTGCCGACACCCTTGATGCCGGTGAGCGCTACTCTCACGGATTTGGTACCATCGAGATCGGTGGTTCCAACCCTTACAAAGTATTTTATATCGTTTTCCTGAGCCATCCAATCCCCTCGATTGGTGAGATTGTCTCTTTGAGCGCTGAGGGGGAGATTTGAACTCCCGAGTCCTTTCGAACACAGGTTTAGCAAACCTGCGCCATACCAGGCTTGGCTACCTCAACAGAGGAATCTCGCATCTTGTAACAGACACTCGCAGTGGATAGTCACTGCTCCATGAATGGTGCTTTATAATATGGGTACAGTTGGGTAATAAGTGTTGCGGGCAGCCAGTTCCACAGAGATGGGGGCCGGGGACCCGAAGAGGATAGAAGGAATTTATTGGATCTTCTCACGTTTACAAATATTTTCCCTATTATGTATGCCGGGATTCCGGGGCATTGTTATTCTTAGTACCTTAGTGTGTGTGCATCCTATTTCAAAAATGCCGGGTCCGGTTATCAGATAAAGGGGGAGATGCAGGCCTTGATCCGCCGCGGGGGCGCCCCTTCGGGGGCGGCGGCTCCATCCTTACTGTTTATTATCTCCATCTAAGTATGACGATTCGCAAGCAAGAAGTTGCACATACTAAGTATGTCTGCAAAATATGCATGCAAAAAAATATGATGAACTCCTTTTTCTTGTAAAATAGCCACGATTTTTTTCCCAAAAGGGGGTGGGTACCCCTCCCACACTCAAGGGGTCCCCCCACTCTAAAAACAGAGAGGGGGTACCCCACCCCCCTGTCTCGCGCAAGACAGGGTACCACCCCCCCTCCGGTCGCACGCACACGGCCACGGCTTCGTGTGGAATCACGACGGAAAGGGGATTTCATGAGAAGGTATCCGGGAGAGGGCATACCCCCTCTCCAAAAAGTGAGCGGGGGGTACCTGCCTACCCTACCCCCTCTCGCAAACAAGAGGGGGGGTCCCCCTACCCCCCTGTCCTTCGCAAGACAGGGTACCACCCCCCTCAGGACAACGAGTAAGGAGCAGAATACCAATTATCCAGCACCAACCCAAAATGATAAGACCACTGCACGTAAGACATATCTTACTGATAAGCCATGGATGTTGCAATCACTAAAATGAGTTCCAAGGGACAGATCGTTATCCCCGCATCGATGCGAGCCGATCTTCCCGAAGGCGAGAAGATCCTGATAATCAAGGACGGGGAACGGATCATTCTCAAACCGCTCACCGATCTTGAACCGGCATTGCGGGATGACATTCTGTTCGCGGAAAAAACCGAACTGGCATTCGAGGAATACAAGAAAGGGACATTTATCCGGAAGAAAGAGGGTGAGTTCGTCGATGAGTTAGACTCATGGTAACCGTTTCGTACCACCCGCATTTTGAGAAAACAATCCGGAAGATCAACGATGCCCGGCTTAAAGAACACGTGAAGCAACAGATCCGGAAGATCATTGGGAATCCATCGATTGGAAAACCGATGGGGTATTGCCGGAAACAGACCCGGGAAGTGTATATCCCACCATTCCGGTTATCGTACTGGTATGATAAGCGCCAGGATACCCTCGTTTTCCTCGCTCTCTATCATAAAGATGAACAATAATCCCGCACTCCGGGAAAAGTTGGGAGAAGTTCCTGCTCATCGCTCCGCAACCTACCCCAACTCAAACGTGGTCACGCCAAAAATCTCATCCAGCAGGAGAGGTACGGGATCCGGTGAAGTATAGAGCCGGGCGGTGTAAAAGACCG encodes:
- a CDS encoding RNase J family beta-CASP ribonuclease, producing the protein MDIEVIAVGGYDEVGRNMTAVRCGKEIVIFDMGLRLDQIMIHEDAEIENMHSLDLIKIKAIPDDTLMNGIEGSVKAIVCSHGHLDHIGAIPKLAHRYNAPIIATPYATELIRQQISGEQKFGVNNKLFALKSGQRYTLSPNLVLEFVRTQHSIIDTVTPVLHTPHGAIVYACDFKLDRTPVIGEPPDFARFRQIGKEGVLALIVESTYIDRPGRCPSERIARDLVRNVITSYEDDKSAIIVSTFSSHIARVKTIAECAHEIGRKPVLLGRSMEKYSVTAEQMKLCSFPETTSVFGNRRTVDRTMRRMMKMGKEQFLPIVTGHQGEPGSILTRVALGDTPYQLAKGDKVVFSANVIPNPMNFGQRYMVEQHLRHAGARIFEDLHVSGHAYREDHYEFIQLLQPQHIIPAHGHLKMTAGYTDFATEMGYTAQSTVHMLKNGQRVKLN
- the fni gene encoding type 2 isopentenyl-diphosphate Delta-isomerase — its product is MSDKKRFTSSRKLDHLRICAEEAVESGDAGFGSIRFVHNALPECDKGAISLSTRFLNHTFSSPLFISAMTGGHPGTKDVNARLARAAEHYGAGMGVGSQRAALENPRLEDTFSVVRDEAPHAFLVANLGAVQLRDHGIEWAERAVSMIEADALAIHLNFLQEAIQPEGDHNAIGCSAAIEELCREFKTPVIVKETGCGISAATARQCWGAGVSAIDIGGWGGTSWAAVESVRADESKNAKDHALKSLGQDFSCWGIPTVVSLAEVLATGSPVIASGGIRSGLDIAKALALGADLCGMALPLLKPAMENDEALGNVIDVIHQQLMVTMFLTGSARVSDLRKAPMYLTGMTRQMIDKDNPARIKR
- a CDS encoding isopentenyl phosphate kinase: MSDRLILKLGGSVITDKSADCAINRGQLASIAGSIARARTGGIVVIHGAGSCGHPEAKRYNLDIGAVTGQTEGIYVTHRAVSRLNEEVVATLREQGVAAIGVHPLHTAIADNGRLVSFECRHLETMLGLGMVPVIHGDVVMDLSKGACIVSGDQLVRYLAVGLGISRVGLATDVPGVLDGERVVPEITRDTMPTLRIGNSMHTDVTGGMRGKINELLELADAGIGSDIFHVSRVADFLSGAGHGGTTVKGNKT
- the mvk gene encoding mevalonate kinase, with product MATWSAPGKVFLFGEHAVVYGKPGIAMAIKPRVFVTVRNTKRPQRAKSPYIDGCFEAMGVMGSVYINSQIPSSSGLGSSAAVTVATLSAINDEFSLHKTREDIADMAFEIEKTVQKGRASPTDTTVSAYGGIVLISGGSRRRLPPQNIHLVIGDSLVSHSTSKMVEQVSELKKKHPNIVDPVLDAIEGVSLSAIHHLNNPKELGKYMNMNHALLEVLGVGHPQLGKMVLAARAAGAFGAKITGAGGGGCMVALCPKPIKHRIASAIEACDARAIITGIDTEGARKEKNV
- the amrB gene encoding AmmeMemoRadiSam system protein B; the protein is MKMRTCAVAGMFYPRDPSHLEQLLEKFFSGTRVEGTPLGIVSPHAGYIYSGQVAAHAFGSIAPDFSGTFVVIGPSHRGYISCVSAVPWETPLGVVDTDTGFVEALDMETDELSHRDEHSLEVQMPLIKYRFPRARIAPIMMGQQDYASAIRLAEKIEAAVRLTKRDIRIVASSDFSHYVPEKKAKSDDLYAIEPLATLDTLEFYRRIEERRVTACGYGPITAMVNACSRLGAKSAKLIRYATSGDVTGDTREVVGYAAITVI
- the rpsB gene encoding 30S ribosomal protein S2; the protein is MTTVNEMEIELKEPLIPVEEYLAAGVHIGTQQKSEDMKKFIYRVRGDGLYILDIRETDARIKTTAKFLNQFEAPNILVVTSRQYGQYPAKKFADTIGAMSATGRFIPGLMTNPVLSEYIEPSVVVVTDPIGDAQVINEAVQCGIPVVALCDTNNMTKYVDLVIPTNNKGRKALSMIYFLLTREMLRLRGISTALSPEDFETEF
- the eno gene encoding phosphopyruvate hydratase; this encodes MTTIEVIELRTILDSRGNATVEADVYTANGFGRSAAPSGASTGAFEAKVKEPREAVDYAYQNVLPALIGMDACDQEGFDEQLRDIDGTADFSEIGANIAVALSLANAKAAASASDMPLFRYLGGAFVKEMPLPLGNIIGGGAHAANATEIQEFLVVPGGAADAEEAVFANAAVHRHVKELLKQKGKSCGKGDEGAWAPQIDDALAFELIAEATGLVADELNVEVDMGIDVAASQMWTGEGYKYRNKTRSTEDQIAYIAELVDTYNLVYVEDPLFEEDFDAFSELNRQIGDRCLLCGDDIFVTQVDRIAQGIEKDAANCVLIKPNQVGTLTETYDAVRLAHTHGLDTVMSHRSGETTDTTIAHLATAFSCVFLKCGAVGGERIAKLNELIRIEEQL
- a CDS encoding DNA-directed RNA polymerase subunit K, encoding MQTQTYSRYERARIIGARALQISMGAPLLITTTRIDPLEIAIEEFNNHTIPITVKRK
- a CDS encoding DNA-directed RNA polymerase subunit N, with protein sequence MIPVRCFTCGKPISTAWEEFRQRREKGEDPKQILTDLNITRYCCRRMLLTHKVVIDELNPYN
- a CDS encoding 30S ribosomal protein S9, producing the protein MVKIINTSGKRKTAIARATLKAGKGVIRVNSVPLDQYGSDVTRMKISEPLLLVPNAVHGIDVTIDVAGGGVMGQAEAVRTALARGILLWHNEPQIKDIYLTYDRTLLVNDSRQKEAKKPHGSGARAKFQKSYR
- a CDS encoding 50S ribosomal protein L13, which codes for MVTVINGDGLLLGRLASLVAQRGLAGETIAIVNAEKVIISGSRARVLGNYKHKVERGASGNRWGPFVPRRPDHLMKRTIRGMLPYKRPRGVEAMKRIKCYVGVPTEFVGKEMEVLEDAHMNRLNNPSHITLGAVSTFLGAKF
- a CDS encoding 50S ribosomal protein L18e → MTRIVEKTNPRLTSLILLLKNKSRENEAKIWREIASRLETPNRNYAEVNLSKINRYAQNGETIIVPGKVLGSGLLEQSVKVAALNFSASATSKIKDAKGQCMTIEQLLQDNPKGSGVRILR